tccctcagtcacatgtccaatgtccttgacctgaattacatggttcagtgattacttttaattctctcttattataagtaataggataactaggATATTTGGTCTGTGCGTACCTTACAAGGTCCTCATACTCGatcgtcagacagttttcacttgagcttgaccttatttcatggatcagtgaaatgattgtaaggtgtacatgtatagctgtccggtgtcatctgaccttgacctcattttcatggttcagtggtaaagTTAATTTTGGGAGTTctagtctttttttctaatattatatgcaataggtcaactttatttggtgtatggaaatatgttATGATTTATATGTCAATTGCgcaggttttacttgaccttgacctAGTTTTTACAGTTCATCGGTCagtgtaaagtttttgtgtttaggtccttttttcttaaaatataagcaataggtcaatcatatttgttgtatggaagaattattagatgtacatgtatgcctggcatggttcatctggccttgacctcatttgcatagTTCATTGctcaatttcaagtttttttggtTAACGTTAAgttaatgtgacagttgtaatacagctctatatttaggactatcaacataatatcaatgataagtaataaagaaggcgagacatttcagcgcgtgcactcttgtttaatatTGGCAtgcatataatttatatttgtaaatagtaGTAAAGTCTAAATATtgcatttcaaatttcatttctAAAATATTATTATCTTCAGAATAAACAACTCCTCGTCTCTTATACTAATCCATTTATTACGTATTTGTAATACATTAACTTTGATAAGAAGGTCCAATTTGTTAGATGGCATGACGaaacaaagaattcaactttataaatatttgacttCTTTTGACCTGAGTTGTTTTTATGTGTATTGTCgtatgtttgtttattctacattgtttatataaaaaggaGGAGGAATACGCAATTTTgcggctgtcccaagtcaggagcctctgttcTTTGTGCTTTCCTACAAATGTCAGTTTATATGTTACTGAGCAAAGTGTGACGTTCATATTCACTAAACTAATACcttttttgtttaggggctagctggaGCCCGTCTCCTCTTACATCCACTTTTGGTGGTTAGTTgtttcattgccaatcatactacatctcctttaTCTATAGACACAATTTGATGATAGGACCTTGTAACAAACTATACATGGAAAAAAGTTTTGCAACAGCTTGAtttttaaaacatgaaaaatcagcctcttaatttggatggaatatgataaaatatttgtaaaataatattgaaacatagttaatgataacattggcattaaaacgaacaacaaatgtataaaaacaggttttatctaaccaaaacttgtataacaaaatgaagtgttttttgtacaatacaacttttactgtagtcgaactttacaatgtcagacatttcaaaatacatatttagatgattgttcacatcatggttgatcgttatacgccaaagaattagtactttgtgcgcagcctccattcaaacggatgaccgcatcttaacgtcttctgattcctgccatgagtcgactaatttgttgctaaggtagcagccaTTCCTAacgaagggtattgtttatttcatgacgtgtttgaactggggtgtcctttcgtgcactttacgcccaatagtgtcccaaatatgctcgatattgttcaaattcgggctacgatcgggccaaggaagaaaaaccgaattccattggaacaatagatcttcctccacgatgctaatttccaactttggcgagctctgcactatattTGAAACgggcaactgtgtgtctgttcgtaggcaaaggtccccgaaatggtcttatcgcacgataaccagtagcgatgagccgaTCTCGAATAGTTCTTGTTTAAATGCTCCTGTATGGTCATCACCCTCTTTataggattgtattgtttgcaatgggtttccttctgaccaaccttcatatgcttgattttccctagcagatgttatagggggtcttcttgatctcggaaggtctttgacatcgtttgttgcctgatttgtattctcaaaacgacttatagtggaatggtgatgaccaacaattgtcaaagcgacatacctgcttctttcatgctgattatctgccatcttgttgcagttatgagttgtggatgaccaattatAAGGTgccaatcacataactttataaactttgtTATTAAAAGTGATGAAAACAATagggataaaaacatctgttttattgtttacgagtacagtagctgcatgtgcagataagaacttatcgagtcgatatttattaattaaactCAGGTgacatttaaataatgtttaactagttctatttcaacaaattatatcacaaaaaaaataaaaagtgtttttttttaatttgaatttcaatttggtgttacaattcttttttccatgtgtatatgaTTAAATAACTATTGTAAAATGGTAGATACATGTACACCATGTTAACTTTTCACACTAAGacttgtaattgttttttttttttttttttaattttagcaaaATAAATGTTAAGACCTCTAAATTTGCGGTTTCTTAATATGATAATATACATTAGGCACGCATGAGATGTCGCAAAACGAACAGTAATGAGATCAAATGAATACTTTATAGATTTTAGAAATGAAAAGAACGACAAATAAAATAAGACATTCAAAACCCAAAAATCGATTACAGATTGGAGTCcaaatgaaagaagaaaaatGTTAACCAAAGGTACACATAAATTATAATTCAGACCACGAAAGAATACCATGGAGTGCAACTGTTCTATAAGACggtttataatatatatctttttgtcAAATAATTGATCATCATGTTAAACTGAAGTAGTTAACACTTAATTTGCATGAGGGTCTggatttcttttatttgtgttcttttttaagCCATATttctcgactccaatcttaattgactaggattgccagttttcctatcgaaggtctgtggttttctccGGGAACTCCGtcttccttcaccaataaaaactggctgccacaaactagccaaataaaggcaacagtagtataccgctgttcaaaactcataaatccatggacaaaaaacaaaatcggggtaacaaccTAAAACCGaaaaaacgcattaaatataagaggagaacaacgacacaacactaaaatgtaacacacacagaaacggaccaagcatcagacaaaatcccacgagaataacaaatataacatcaaaaccaaatacatgaatttgggatagacaagtaccgtgacacgtcttatcgcaatgtgaaattacactcaaaaataagagaaaacaaacgacacaacgttaaaatgtaacacacacagaaactaacaataatatataacaatggccatattcctgacttggtacaggacatttttaaaggaaaaaatggtgggttgaacctggttttgtggcatgccaaacctcgcactttaatggcaatgttaaataaaatattgaaatgacaacataatattacaggactacaatacaaataaataggagaacgtattagacaaagaaacacatgattaatgaattacaaaaagcatcaggtttaaaaaaaaaagtggcgagtaaaagtggcattaaaacaccaaaaagcaAATCAAATGTATTCTGTAAGCTTCTtgtctattattctctattcttttaaaatattatttttggtctatttttctcttttctttatatgttttccCTTTAATCACTATTCTGTAAACCATCAACTTTCAAATTTCATTAAAAGTGTAGAATATTCCTTAAAGAAATCTTAAGAGGAAAGTATTTTTGAACTGCGCTCGTCATTACAGATAACCTTTGTATTGCATATACATTAGAAGGTGCGGTATAGTTAAcatgtgtaaaacaattcaaacgagaaaaataaaggCCTAACTTGAGTAcgaaataatgaatgaaaaacaatacCAATCAGTTCTGTAGTTATTTGTTAGATAATAATAATGTCATCTgtatattgttgaagactgtgttCTGCCCCTGACAGTCCTTTGTGTATTTGTTGTCGTTTAGTTGCTGTCTCATCGAAGTTACTACACATATTATGTTATTGGTAAAGAATCTAGTGCTACATTGtacattgtgtctttttgtaaaaaaaaatttcatatagTAATAGCACTATTGCAGTAGTTTACAGTTATATACTGAAAGCTATATTTGGAAGAACAGTAACATAAGGCATTGAAGGTCGAAGTACACTTAGATCTAAGTTCCTAAAATGCTGACTAGTCGATTCTGCGTTTATAACTATAACTGGAAaatcttagaaaaaaaaaacaattaaaaaattgaatataaatgtcAAGATATGTTAATAAACATGATATGATTAAGAAGATGTGAtctgagtgtcaatgagacaactctccatgcaagtCACAATGTTTAAAGGTAAACATTTATGTGTGAAAGTACGGCCTCAACATGGACCCTtagctcacatcgaacagcacgTGATATAAATGGCGCCAAAATGGATGAAGAATTCTTTATTTAACACTGATATTCGCAAATGTAGTGtactcaatgatcttcaactttgtgctttatttgacctttttgatttaaaaaaaaatgttattgtcaCTGAtgattatagaaaaaaaagatgaCTGTGGAGTGATTACCAATGAGAcgactctttacaagagaccaaatgacacagaaattaacaactataggtcaacgtacggccttcaacaatgagttaatcccatacctcatagtcaacaataaaaaacttcaaccactgaattacaagatCCTCACATGAGAAAGGCACACATATATATAATGTGTGTGTGGGGAGTGGGGGAGGGGAGAGGGGGTAAGCATTTACACGGGATCCCCTGACACTTGGAAAGTGGTTCAAAAGTACAACATCAGAACGAATTATAACAATCCGTTGAAAAAGgcataactcatcagatggatacatgtACAAGAAATGCATCTAACacaaacacagagtggacgtggttGAGTAGTTGTACactccaacaacaaaaagacactaagtacagatctaagagtacttgcagttactggcaGCTAACAACTAATAACAAAAAATCATCTACTAcacgaaacccgcgtctggcgtagAAAACTGAAATCCTGATACATTATTACTTTATTGTAAATCATTCTAAATCAAACATAGATTTGTATGAACAGTCTCGAAACTCTTCAACATATTGGGCATCAAATTGTTCATTTTGTGCTACTGTGAAGTGGTTTTTCTAGTCTCCTACTATTCCTGAAACATAGTGATAATGAACgtgttttcataaaatataacttTGATTAATGAACATGCACAGTAGTAAGAGGATTTTTTTCATAGGATAAAATCACAATTCTTTTTAGTGTAGTATATGAAGAAAGTCTTTCAGAATACATTAacagtcaaatattatttttttgttgttaccGATTAATTCTGGGTAGTCGTTTCGGTCGGCGTGTAATTCTTGTTGTTCTGATCCGATGGTTTGGAAAGAAAAAAACTTCTATAATCATTGTACGTTTaattctaaaaaaatgtaattttaaatgttACACGTATTCTGATTGGCTTGAAGTTTTTCGTCTATTACCTCATAGATTGATTGacttttggttgcttaacgtccagtgtctTCTAGTGTTTCTCCAACTAATAGGCATAATTTTGTCATATGTCCGTGACGCCATCAACACTTTGCCAAGATGATATCGTTAAATatagaatttagaatttaatGAATATAACTGACTGTCATAACATAACCTAAACAATGTGgcttgttatttcttcatagacagaacaaatattacatgtacaatcattacTTAAATGTTAGATTACAGGATAAACCATATATTAATCGTACATTGTAGAAAAATAGGAATTTCGTATATTCTcgctatgaaacaagaaaatcgCTCGGCAAATCTCGCGTTTTGATTATTTATTGCTTACAACTAAATTCTACATATTTTTCAGTGAAAGATCACTGCTTATCTAGCACATGAAGCTGCAGTTTATAATTATTGTGAAGTTCGTTTAAAATAATCATTAGAAATCCCAGAAGAAGGGCTTATAGATGTTTAACTAACAGTAGACTGACAGTATTACATACATAACAAGACAACATTTTAATGTGATATCAACATACTAGATAGCTTTATATTGAACGCAATGTATTAGTTCGAGTAAATGTAAAAAGGTCTGCTTATCTCTGCTCAAGTCAAAAGATATTATCCTTCTCGTTTGTAGTTTGTTGGGTTCAAGTTGCGGATTGTTTAGTTTTCCATGTAATGCTTTGTAGTTTGCTGTTTTTCGTTTTGTCGTTAATTGTGCTTTGTCATGGCGATGTTGATTTTTCTTTTCGTccattttctcaattttgaattctttttcatatatattcatatttttatgatGTAAGCCTTCTCTGattttttaacttaaataatGATAGGAAAAGACATATAACACTAGAATTACATGTActcttatttttctatattttcatgTCTAGCACAAACacaactgaaattagtttttattaatgaaaatatatCATGTTATAAAAGAAGATCTAAATTCGTGTTATAGAATTTgttgattctttgtcaattgtgttctccaatttatttatattgtagtcctgtgttgtcattttgatgttatatttcacatggccataaaagtgcgaggtttggcatgccacaaaaccaggttcaacccaccattttttcctttaaaaatgccctgtaccaagtcaggaatatggtcattgttatattatagttcgtttctgtgtgtattacattataacgttgtgtcgtttgttttctcttatttttgagtgtaaattcacattgcgataagacgtgtcacggtacttgtctatcccaaattcatgtatttggttttgatgttatatatatatgttatatttgttattctcgtgggattttgtctatatgtgttacattttagtgttatgtcgttgttctcctcttatatttaatgcgtttccctcggttttagtttgttatcccgattttgttttttgtccatggatttatgagttttgaacagcggtatactactgttgcctttatatattgaCTTCATGATTTTGCGTGCATAACATAATGGgaaattgttacttttaaaagAAATGCCAGTAACGATATTACCTTCAAGTTGTTGCTTGTAAGATTGATTACTGAATTtccaaatatttttcatttattaaacgattataataaaaatacagaTTATTAAGAATTGGAGCAAAACAGCCTATTGCATACTCCGAAACAGtgacaatgtacatgtagtcttTTCTCCGAACCTCTGTCTTATGTAAATTTAGCGATGAAACATCGCCCCTGTTTCAAAGTTGGCATGCGCCAATCAAAGAATACGTATCTGGCatatttttgacaaatatatTTTAGTTTCCTTTAAGATAAAAAGGAGTATTAAAGTTACCTTTTCTATATATGAATGTTATTCCGTCCCCAGCTTTTGAAAAATCAATCTTATTTTCTTTCATGTTCTCAAATGATGTTGCTTTTGCAATGTCTTCTATAAGTTTATCTGTGCATTGTACTTCTAGGAAGTCGGATACCTTCCTAATCTCTGTTTTGGGGTCCTTTAttatccattaaaaaaaatagataaccATTAAAGTGAGAAACACAATCCGTTTCAAGGTCACATGCACATATACTTTTTAAGTGTACTTCAAAATGACTGTATATGGAATTGGATATATATCATTAATAAACGGACTACTGGCGCTgaaaaacagacaatacaaattGTAGATAGAATATAGAATATTCATTACAACAATTTCtgtacaaaatatgtatgtgtgGATATTTAATAGGCCGCAGATAAAATGTTTAACCAGTTCCAGGGAGACAAACAAACCGATAGCCAACGGATTGAAAAGAGCATATCGGTGACCCTATGATAACCCTATGATAACATAAGTGTCAAAACATCCCTCCTACGTGCAAGAGTGGACTGGACGGAGAACCCCCCTCTGTTTACACAGACCTCTGAAAACAACAGTCTCTCCGATGTGTGCATTTACTTAGCCAGATATCAGTttatgcataaaaaataaaacatgacaaacagcatgttatttaattttttttgaattCATATCCAGCTCAAAGAGTTCTAAATACATAACAATAtactgtaaatataaaaagagCTGGCTTATTACGCGTAcatcattttgtaaatcaatgaattacaataatgaaaaacaaagtttaaattttgtcAGAGCGAGAGATAATGTATAAGAATATATTGTTTTCACTACTGTCATCTGAAATAATGAACAGCAAACAATTGTGtttaaagtttcataaaaaagacAATTTGAACTGAGTGAAGATACATAATCATTTGCCGACGTCTTGTGTGTGATTAAGCATATTAAACCAAGAATACAAATTAAGGTTATATTTGGTTGGAGATTAATtcatattgattagaaaatataCAATCACAAACCTTTTTCATTTCCTCATAAGAGCAAGTGAAGATCATGCAAGGATAGTCTTTCTCTGCTTGTTCAATTCCCTTTTCATAAGTGTACCATGATCCATAGGCACCTACAAATATCCAATTGTATAAGTCAATCAAAATGCACTAATTATGCACAGTATCCACCTACACATAATTATTTGTAGTAGAAAATGCCTGCGAATTCGCAGTTCATTTGTGCAAGTAATGAAACAAAGAGTTTTGAAATTTCGCGAGTGGTACACAATGTACGTCGACTGCATGAACATGCACACAAGCGACATCAGGAACCTCCTGCCTTTTAATCAGTAttgtattttttgaaattttttgttaattaatttctCGGAATTTCGTCTGTCAGTGACTTCCATTTTTGTTGAACTAATATATAGTGTTGTTAAGGGGTCACATGAAGACTTATTCGTGGTCTCGGGTTGTTTTTCCGCTCTTTGGTTTGGTTGTTCTCAATTTTATGCCTTCTCCGTTTCCATTTTCAATAATATGTTTGTTTATTAGTTTTTTATATCACTACATTGTATCTGTCCccatagcagccacttttttcttcttttttttggcGGGGGGGGGGGTAAATCCGAGGTACCAAGAATTAACCACTGTCTACATAGATTTCGATCAGTGTATTATAATAATTGCTAACACATTCGCAAAtacaatttttattctttttattaatgtatcAATAACTTACATTTTGCCGACATCCACAAGTCGAAAAACTCATTCCAAGTTCCAAAGAAGCTAAGAAATATATTGTCTTTCCTCGAATGGTAATAATACGATGCGCATATGTCTTTCGGGTTTCTTATCATGTGTATTATCTTGCCCCTTTGTACGATTTGTCCCTTCGGAAGATACCGGAACTGACAATGAGTGTTGAGTAGTCTAGGCGATTGAAGGTCATCCGTGACAGAAAAGTCGGAAATGGTTTCCAGCATCGTCGTAGCTTTGTCTTTATTATCGAGTTCTGCTGTTTTTCGGATTAACATACTGGTGATTTCGTTTATCCAATGTGTTCCTAGGGGAAATGGATATTAACATCGTTAATGACATTCATGTTTATAAAACTGGACAACATACAAAAGTGGGAAACATATCtaaaaaatttcaataataattacaCAAACAATACAAAATGCACACAATGCGCTTCGAGTTCGAATATAATACATGGATATTAACTCCTATGACTCGAGCTTAATTTTAATCATTCGTGTTTGTTTAATGTAACAGATAAATACCTGACTTTGCGTACGTGCATATCATAATATCTGTATCGCTTGACTGGAAATTAGTGATATCTTTCAAAGCTTGTTCGGCTCCTTTCTCTCTGAATGGAAGAAAAGATGGATAACAAACTCCATCATGCTCCGGTAAGGGAACAGGTTCTAAACTCTCtctaattttctttattttttccaaaTCTAATGCCATAGTTTGAGTAATATAattctgcaataaaaaaaatcagtatacaTTTCTAATGGTTGACTCTTTGAATAATATGCATTGTATATTTGCAGAGCTCGAAAAGATAACTGTTGAGCCTATAACGAAATTACAATAATTTCTATTGTACGCGGTGTCAGGCTAGTTTGTGTTAAATTAGTACCTATATTGTGCCTTCTGCCTAGacttgcaaaaaataaaatgcaaaggataccaaagggacattcaaacaaaAGAGTattaataaactgacaaagccatgactAAGAAAGAAACAGACAAAAGCAGTACAATTCACAACATTGAGCAACTATAATCCCGCACAAAACAGGGGGGGTCAGGTGGTAATGCaggggaaagcagatcctgcttcacatgggCAAATTGGTGTCAAATTTCGTGAAACCTTGAGCAATAGCATACCAGAAAGCTATAATGGTGCCATATATTGGAACAGAGAAAAAACGGGAAAATTCACACGAAAAAACCTACATTTACGTACAGGATGGTTCTACTTGTGAACCATGATCTGCTTATTTTCCGGAGTACATGAGATCCCCctctttttcgttttttttatgaTGCTCTTGTTGCCtaaattttagttttatatatactagtcaaccaAAGAAAACGATACACGActgtttttcaaatttcaagatgAAGTTTTCCGTTTAGAGGACAAATATCaaaggtagtaatacttaatgACCATGGAAATATCAAtcggtttagaaaaaaaatttgtttttgctttCATGACTTCATTTggcttaatttgattttttttgacaaatttacataaaacgacaattttaaaaacagaagttctAACTAAcgatgccaacctctcatttaaaggttAAGACGGTGCTTCCCatcaattcctttttttttttttttttaaatcgcacagtttctttgtttatttgtaaagcaAAGTCCGGCCCCacaagaaatcgttaaaatgaATACATTATCCGTTGATTTACCATAGACTATATGTGTAAAGTGAAAATGAAGCAATATTAAAACTTATCCGAAAGGTTCCAAAATAACAGTGTGTTGTTacatatctaaagcattgatttgagacgtttttttttcttttttgcattttttgagatttcaaaaaacacttttttttactaaaaattaaaaaaaaaaaaaacatttcaaccCATGAGTTACAAtatgaacataacttgattagcatattgaatatttttaaacaaatttgaaaattcatttagtaTTTAGAAAATTGTGTGTCGATTTTTTTATCCAACTTTCCGCAAAATTAATTTGCACCTtatgatcgtttacacggaatttTGATTCTTTCCGAcaggttttgattttcattatcatatgTGCACACATTGCAAATGAAATCTCTTTAAAGTAgtgtatctcattttgttttacatttaatatattttaataaattttattccaAAGTCTTGTATCGTTTGTTTTGTTAACTAGTATATGTTGTgtcttaaacttttgtttttgtagttggtttttgtttttgactggacgttatcagtttattttcgactcatgagtttgaatgtcccttttagTGGAGACTAAAGTCGAGTGTATCCTTAgtgattataaaattgaaattgtaGATGTAAATTTTACTATTCGTAATAGATATTGTTTTTAGAATACGGAAAAGCAGATATCAGTAAAACGTTATCTTATTGATAAAATTGTTAATACAAATGCTTCTGTATTTGATAGATTGATATTATCAGCATTTAAGATCACAGTTTAAAGTCTTTGTCATATCGTGGTAGCCACAACTTTGGTAATTGGTCTACTGTTTCCTCATAAAAATACCATTAAagaaatatgtcataaaaatatttacagaGGCGAAATGAATACTTACACATGTTAATGCATACTTAATTTTTAGCCAAGGCTCcacgttgaaggccgtacatatACGGTATCTTACTAACTTCAATTTGAATACGATATCTCATAAAGTATACAAAATGGCGAAGTACATACTAACTTATTAAgatcttttataaaattaattagcTACATGTATCTAGAAATATGAAAAGGGCTTGCCATGTGACTTCATTGATCATGACGTTAGCATACCAAACTCATTTAAGAAAAGCAATGACATTTTGATACATGTAAGTACCTAAAGGAGGGGGTgcaagataccatagggacatttaaactaatagataaaatattacaaaCCCGTAAacaatctaattcggtaggtcacattcgtgaaaagggaactgGATCGTAGTTACGACAAAGGCATGTCTAGAACGTAACATTTTATAGCAACCCCTTTAATTGTATATAAATAACTTTAAAGATgctttttattgtaaaattgttGGCTGAGTCTGGGCACGAGTTGAGGTTTGTATATACACGTTATTATGTATCACCCTGCCTCCTTAAATCTTACGGACGCAATTACAAGTgtgttgactgttatggaatatccgtttcacagatgatatcggatacgtGTTCCTCTTATCGCTATAGTTAAGGTCACGTTATAAAATGGTAGGTTATGTAAGGTCAATATGTGTAACTAAACTGCACTATATATAAGTATGAATGAAAAGGTCAATGACCAAACAGGGATACAATGCTATGATATACTCAATATTAACGCAACAACCCAAGTTTCTATTGTTGAATGAACatgataatatacatgtatacaatatttCGAACCTTAATTTGATGAGTCACATtgttatgaaaaaataataatttattttaagattACTTGTGGAATATTTTATCACTCTTGACATAAAATCTTTTGTGTAAAGCAACGTTCTTAGACTTACCTAGTAGTTTTTTTATTGATCAATGTTCTTAGACTTACCtagtaggttttttttattgatcaatGTTCTTAGACTTACCTAGTTGGTGTTTTTATTGATCTATGTTCTTAGACTTACctagtagttttttttattgatcaatATTTGTAGACTTACCtagtaggttttttttattgatttgacGTCAGTGCATTTGTATCTAATCCAAGCTAAGTAAATGTCGGAGGTTATACTATATGTCTTATTAAAATGCAACTCTCgtttcaaaaatcaaatcaacaaATCAATCAAGTCAGTGGTATGATTCGGGTTTATATAGTTTAGGGGACGACGA
Above is a window of Mytilus galloprovincialis chromosome 7, xbMytGall1.hap1.1, whole genome shotgun sequence DNA encoding:
- the LOC143083507 gene encoding sulfotransferase 1C4-like isoform X2 — encoded protein: MALDLEKIKKIRESLEPVPLPEHDGVCYPSFLPFREKGAEQALKDITNFQSSDTDIMICTYAKSGTHWINEITSMLIRKTAELDNKDKATTMLETISDFSVTDDLQSPRLLNTHCQFRYLPKGQIVQRGKIIHMIRNPKDICASYYYHSRKDNIFLSFFGTWNEFFDLWMSAKCAYGSWYTYEKGIEQAEKDYPCMIFTCSYEEMKKDTERELKRLADFLEIPCTESTLEDIAKATSFQNMQHHKLDSTKELDGKGFIYRKGEIGDWKNYFTVAQNERFDEQYTERFKDSTYKLTFE